The following proteins are co-located in the Candidatus Lokiarchaeota archaeon genome:
- a CDS encoding aldo/keto reductase, protein MHYRQVGNSGLKISEIGLGSWLTYGKTVEKDRAKKCLSAAIDHDINFIDTAEIYAKGGAEEVIGEWLEEETVDRDDLVISSKVFWPMSQNVNDWGLSRKNIMKAIDGTLERLGTDYLDIYYMHRFDPKTPLRETVMAIDDLIKEGRIHYWGTSVWTAAQLERVHATARELGAHAPIVEQPMYNMLFRHIETEIMPVANRLGMGFTVWSPLYQGILTGKYNDGIPEGSRGDRSPGFLKYLTDEWRAKLNTLEEIANSMDITMTQLALAWILRRPEISAAIIGATKPEHIAENTGASGVELSNDVIQRIEDVLDNKPEWPRTYTPNIYHEEETQYY, encoded by the coding sequence ATGCATTACAGACAAGTCGGAAATAGTGGTTTGAAAATAAGCGAAATCGGATTAGGATCTTGGCTCACATACGGCAAAACAGTGGAAAAGGATAGAGCAAAGAAATGTCTTTCCGCAGCTATCGACCATGATATCAATTTCATAGATACTGCAGAAATCTATGCCAAAGGTGGGGCTGAAGAAGTCATCGGAGAGTGGCTGGAAGAGGAGACTGTCGATAGAGATGATTTAGTCATATCGAGCAAGGTCTTCTGGCCAATGAGCCAGAACGTCAATGACTGGGGATTGAGCAGAAAAAACATCATGAAGGCAATTGATGGGACGCTCGAGAGACTAGGAACAGATTACCTTGACATCTACTACATGCACAGATTTGATCCGAAAACGCCATTGCGTGAAACCGTGATGGCTATTGATGATTTGATCAAAGAAGGGAGAATACATTACTGGGGCACATCCGTCTGGACAGCTGCACAGCTTGAACGAGTGCATGCTACAGCCAGAGAACTCGGTGCACATGCGCCCATCGTCGAACAGCCCATGTACAACATGCTCTTCAGACATATTGAAACTGAAATCATGCCGGTAGCAAATCGACTTGGAATGGGCTTCACTGTCTGGTCCCCACTGTACCAAGGCATTCTCACAGGCAAGTACAATGATGGCATACCTGAAGGTAGTCGAGGAGATAGATCCCCGGGATTTCTCAAGTACCTTACCGACGAATGGCGCGCGAAATTGAACACACTTGAAGAGATTGCCAATTCCATGGATATCACAATGACACAGCTGGCGTTAGCATGGATACTCAGAAGGCCGGAGATTTCTGCGGCAATCATTGGTGCTACCAAACCAGAGCATATAGCAGAAAACACTGGAGCATCAGGTGTTGAATTGTCAAACGATGTGATTCAGAGGATAGAGGATGTTCTCGATAACAAGCCGGAATGGCCAAGGACCTATACGCCTAATATCTACCACGAAGAGGAGACACAGTATTATTAA
- the msrB gene encoding peptide-methionine (R)-S-oxide reductase MsrB: protein MKKSDKEWKEILSKEEYYVLRKADTEPAFSGEYVKHKADGTYVCAACGNELFSSETKFKSGSGWPSFWDKVSENSIETRQDTSHGMTRTEVLCAKCGGHLGHVFEDGPDPTGLRYCINSVALDFEEE, encoded by the coding sequence ATGAAGAAAAGCGACAAGGAATGGAAGGAGATTCTAAGCAAGGAAGAGTATTATGTACTGAGAAAGGCGGACACAGAACCTGCCTTCAGCGGGGAGTATGTCAAGCATAAGGCCGACGGAACATACGTATGTGCGGCATGCGGCAATGAGTTATTCTCATCGGAGACCAAATTCAAATCTGGATCGGGGTGGCCAAGCTTCTGGGATAAGGTGTCTGAAAACAGCATTGAAACACGTCAAGACACTAGCCATGGGATGACTCGAACTGAGGTTCTGTGTGCCAAATGCGGTGGGCACCTGGGACATGTGTTCGAGGATGGTCCAGATCCAACTGGCTTGAGATACTGCATCAACTCGGTTGCACTAGACTTCGAGGAAGAATAG
- a CDS encoding phosphoenolpyruvate carboxykinase (GTP), whose protein sequence is MNETISILEERLNDANFKKLLAIPNRRIHRFVANAIELCQPMKVFVCSDEKEDIEYVRKTAIARGEETPLSNPNHTVHFDGFYDQARDKEHTRYLVPEGESLGDQLAQMDRQKGLKLVRKRLKNSMNNKKLVVRFFCLGPVDSPFSIPCVQITDSFYVAHSEDLLYRQGYEFFKTLPEDAEIFWMLHSSGKLAHATSINWDKRGVSIDYKENTVYSVNTQYAGNTIGLKKLALRLAIRKANREGWLAEHMFLMAAHGPKGRKTYLTGAFPSGCGKTSTSMVKGSTIVGDDIAYLRAIDDEIRGVNVEHGIFGIIRSVNKKDDPVIWNVLQSDEPVIFTNVLIHDGEPYWLGDGRETPDRGINHSGQWFKGKVDAEGNEIPPSHKNARYTVSLDSLPNKDETLDEPTGVKVGGIIYGGRDSDTWVPVQQSLSWEHGVITMGASLESETTAATLGPSGIRKLQPFSNLDFVSIPLGQYIQNHLDFGTKVTSPPEIFAVNYFLKDDSGEYMNGKQDKRVWLQWMDRRIHGEVDAIPSPSGYLPYYADLKPLFKDELGKDYSYKAYEEQFTIRVPELLEKIKRVSNTYHETVPDTPNILYRLLDEQKERLSDAQEEHGDYIQPSQLE, encoded by the coding sequence ATGAATGAAACAATATCAATCCTTGAAGAGAGACTTAACGACGCGAACTTCAAGAAGTTGTTAGCGATTCCTAACAGGCGCATTCATAGATTCGTTGCGAATGCTATAGAGCTCTGCCAGCCAATGAAGGTTTTCGTGTGCAGTGATGAGAAGGAGGACATAGAATATGTACGGAAAACTGCAATAGCCCGTGGTGAGGAAACACCGCTATCAAATCCAAATCATACTGTGCATTTCGATGGTTTTTACGATCAAGCACGTGACAAAGAACACACTCGCTACCTGGTTCCAGAGGGCGAGAGCCTTGGTGACCAGCTGGCACAAATGGATCGGCAGAAGGGACTAAAGCTGGTTCGGAAGCGTCTGAAGAACAGCATGAATAACAAGAAGTTGGTCGTACGCTTCTTCTGTCTCGGCCCGGTGGATTCACCCTTTTCCATACCCTGTGTTCAAATCACCGACTCCTTCTATGTTGCACATAGTGAGGACCTTCTTTATAGACAGGGATACGAATTCTTCAAGACACTACCTGAGGATGCTGAGATATTCTGGATGCTTCATTCCTCCGGCAAGCTTGCTCATGCTACGAGTATCAATTGGGATAAGCGTGGTGTTTCAATTGATTACAAGGAAAACACAGTGTATAGCGTAAACACACAATATGCTGGAAATACAATAGGTCTCAAGAAGCTGGCACTCAGACTTGCTATACGAAAAGCAAATCGGGAAGGGTGGCTTGCTGAACACATGTTCTTGATGGCTGCCCATGGTCCCAAAGGGCGAAAGACGTATCTTACTGGTGCCTTTCCCTCCGGCTGTGGCAAAACAAGCACCTCGATGGTGAAGGGTAGTACCATTGTTGGTGATGATATCGCCTATCTCAGAGCGATTGACGATGAAATCCGGGGGGTGAATGTTGAACATGGCATCTTTGGAATAATTCGCTCCGTTAACAAAAAGGATGATCCAGTTATCTGGAATGTTCTCCAATCTGATGAACCCGTCATTTTTACCAATGTGCTTATTCATGACGGAGAACCCTATTGGCTCGGAGATGGGAGAGAAACTCCTGATCGCGGCATCAATCATTCTGGGCAGTGGTTCAAAGGCAAAGTCGACGCGGAAGGCAATGAGATTCCACCCTCACACAAGAATGCCCGTTACACAGTGAGCCTAGACAGTCTGCCCAACAAAGATGAGACACTGGATGAGCCGACGGGTGTGAAAGTCGGAGGCATCATATATGGTGGACGCGATAGCGATACTTGGGTTCCCGTGCAACAATCTCTCAGCTGGGAGCATGGTGTCATCACGATGGGTGCAAGTCTAGAATCAGAGACCACTGCAGCCACACTGGGTCCCAGTGGTATACGCAAATTGCAGCCCTTCTCCAACCTTGATTTCGTCTCAATTCCACTTGGCCAGTATATTCAAAACCATCTTGACTTTGGCACCAAGGTCACTTCGCCACCCGAAATCTTTGCTGTCAATTATTTCCTGAAAGATGACAGTGGCGAATACATGAATGGAAAGCAGGACAAGCGGGTTTGGCTTCAGTGGATGGATAGGAGGATTCATGGCGAAGTTGATGCTATCCCAAGTCCAAGCGGCTATCTTCCCTACTACGCGGATTTGAAACCCCTCTTCAAAGATGAACTCGGCAAGGACTACTCGTACAAGGCCTACGAAGAGCAATTTACAATCAGAGTGCCGGAGCTTTTGGAGAAAATTAAGCGTGTATCAAACACTTACCATGAGACTGTGCCTGATACACCCAACATTCTCTATCGATTATTGGACGAACAGAAAGAACGTCTTTCCGATGCACAGGAGGAACATGGCGACTACATTCAGCCGTCGCAACTTGAATAA
- a CDS encoding DUF362 domain-containing protein, translating into MYGHIWPTRQIGYNYEFKRQNGHDRKVIAVDTVALVKNEGAVRQSIETGLNLLEGFRELQSPVLLKPNICTIDNSTGHTVTDIEVVKAVVDILLEEKKDLEIRIVESDSQSKYADEAFEKYGYDQLTQNMQEMGYDVATVNLSHSPKRLVDFNGFYFKNPEFPNIIVDHGFFISVATAKTHSLTWITGALKNQFGLLPEKQQSRFHSDIDDIIVDLNRLVQPNLCIVDARVGLEGWNGPKQRMLDSFILGYSPVSIDVTMARIMGFNPEEIKHVVKCAEEGLGDMNPAVLGEAIESVMIPFEKP; encoded by the coding sequence ATTTACGGTCACATCTGGCCAACAAGGCAGATTGGGTATAATTATGAGTTTAAAAGACAGAATGGCCATGACAGGAAGGTGATTGCCGTGGATACAGTTGCGCTTGTGAAGAATGAAGGGGCTGTTCGACAGAGCATAGAAACAGGATTGAATCTGCTTGAGGGTTTTAGAGAGCTGCAATCACCCGTCCTATTGAAGCCGAATATCTGTACAATTGATAATAGCACGGGTCACACCGTGACCGACATAGAAGTTGTTAAGGCAGTCGTGGACATTCTACTTGAGGAAAAGAAAGACCTAGAGATTAGAATAGTAGAATCGGACAGCCAGAGCAAATATGCTGATGAGGCGTTCGAGAAGTATGGATACGATCAATTGACTCAGAATATGCAGGAAATGGGCTATGATGTAGCTACAGTCAATCTAAGCCATTCACCAAAACGCTTGGTGGATTTCAACGGTTTCTATTTCAAAAACCCTGAATTCCCGAACATCATTGTAGACCATGGATTCTTCATATCCGTAGCAACAGCCAAGACACATAGTTTGACCTGGATTACTGGAGCGCTAAAGAACCAGTTCGGACTGTTACCTGAGAAACAGCAGTCAAGGTTCCATTCAGATATTGATGATATAATAGTCGATCTGAATAGACTCGTTCAACCTAATCTCTGCATTGTTGACGCACGGGTTGGTTTGGAGGGGTGGAATGGTCCAAAGCAGAGAATGCTTGATTCATTCATACTTGGCTACAGTCCAGTCTCTATCGACGTAACTATGGCGCGTATTATGGGCTTCAATCCCGAGGAAATCAAGCATGTAGTGAAATGTGCGGAGGAGGGGTTGGGAGACATGAATCCAGCAGTACTCGGTGAGGCTATTGAGTCTGTTATGATTCCATTCGAGAAGCCCTAG
- a CDS encoding M20/M25/M40 family metallo-hydrolase gives MRDDITELIATLSETPGPVGREDLVQDMMTDHFQRHGLEVERDKIGNIQATIKGTAHHYAIVAHADEVGFLVSNVNDEGFIQAKWNTQSHMPDLRLLPGQRVTIMKDGGLVPGCFCVKTAHIAGKEGKKSLPEWGDVFIDIGMASAEEVYDAGIAIGDPVLYAAGVEKIGNHLVGKAMDDRVGLAIMIELLGRLQKASHKKHPTITFISTVMEELGAKGAASVANHLDVDGVIIIDVGLADDYPGTDGESGVSLGEGPSLVIKDSQIHYSHSLNRKILETAEKKGLPVQRAVFHNYATDGFQIASQGEVVAALGVPCRYTHSSFETVHPTDIESTLQLIHAFLNAQQ, from the coding sequence ATGAGAGATGATATCACAGAGCTCATAGCAACCCTAAGTGAGACTCCAGGACCCGTTGGGAGAGAGGACCTCGTCCAAGACATGATGACAGATCATTTCCAACGGCATGGGCTTGAAGTTGAAAGAGACAAAATAGGTAACATTCAAGCAACCATTAAGGGGACAGCTCATCATTACGCGATTGTTGCTCACGCAGACGAAGTAGGTTTCTTGGTGAGTAACGTAAACGATGAAGGGTTCATTCAAGCCAAATGGAATACACAAAGTCACATGCCGGATTTGCGCCTTCTTCCCGGCCAAAGAGTGACAATAATGAAAGATGGGGGTCTTGTCCCAGGCTGTTTCTGTGTAAAGACCGCTCACATAGCAGGAAAAGAGGGTAAAAAATCCCTGCCCGAATGGGGCGATGTATTCATTGACATTGGAATGGCTTCGGCAGAAGAGGTGTATGACGCGGGAATTGCAATTGGTGACCCAGTCTTGTATGCAGCAGGCGTTGAAAAAATCGGGAACCATCTGGTCGGGAAGGCCATGGACGATAGAGTGGGCCTAGCAATCATGATCGAACTTCTTGGAAGACTACAGAAAGCATCTCACAAGAAGCATCCAACTATAACGTTCATCTCTACAGTAATGGAGGAATTGGGTGCAAAGGGGGCAGCTTCGGTAGCTAATCATTTGGACGTTGACGGAGTCATCATAATTGATGTGGGCCTTGCTGATGACTATCCTGGTACCGATGGCGAATCTGGCGTCTCTCTAGGGGAGGGTCCATCATTGGTTATCAAGGACAGTCAAATCCATTATTCTCATTCTCTCAATAGGAAAATCCTAGAAACGGCAGAGAAAAAAGGGCTTCCAGTGCAAAGGGCTGTATTCCACAATTATGCAACAGATGGGTTCCAAATCGCTTCCCAAGGTGAGGTGGTAGCTGCACTGGGTGTGCCTTGCAGATACACTCACAGTAGCTTCGAGACTGTGCATCCAACGGATATTGAGAGTACACTTCAGCTCATCCATGCCTTTCTGAATGCTCAGCAATAG
- a CDS encoding endonuclease, which produces MYFNTITGAYISPLLLHGMALLDIIIGLGVGLLIAVIVYAAMKARLRHRIEMVEAEFRKTWAEQESDIRKDATRRSRYVLKGKIAEHMVPMLSDVFQYDPSDARFIGAPIDYLIFDGYTAAKDQGSPSPITVILADIKTGNARLNKTERKIKEAVEAGRVRWETIRLDL; this is translated from the coding sequence GTGTATTTCAACACAATTACGGGTGCATATATTTCACCATTACTACTACATGGTATGGCATTATTGGACATTATTATTGGTCTTGGAGTTGGCTTACTCATTGCAGTTATTGTATATGCGGCTATGAAAGCAAGACTCCGACATCGTATTGAAATGGTCGAGGCCGAGTTTCGAAAGACATGGGCAGAGCAGGAATCAGACATACGAAAAGATGCTACCCGTCGCAGCAGGTATGTACTCAAAGGAAAAATCGCAGAGCATATGGTACCCATGCTAAGCGATGTCTTTCAGTATGATCCATCTGATGCTCGCTTCATTGGTGCTCCTATTGATTACCTCATTTTTGACGGTTATACCGCTGCAAAGGATCAAGGCTCTCCTTCACCGATTACCGTCATCTTGGCTGACATAAAAACAGGCAACGCTAGGCTGAACAAGACGGAACGCAAAATCAAAGAAGCTGTGGAAGCGGGAAGAGTCCGTTGGGAGACAATTCGGTTAGATTTGTAG
- a CDS encoding alpha/beta fold hydrolase: MEINGIEMFYRITGEGEPVLFVHGLGGDIRGYEFQEDALAEHFTLLMPDQRGHGHSDGPDADAVSTEVFGNDLATFLKKLGYESVHVVGHSMGGMIAQQFALDYPHLVDKLVLIDTTPRITEETIDEVYSWREAQIEGGPEAYQEAAMRSTYPQEFMDNNPELIEYLMSKEDLVNQEGVLAAGLGMASFDATDRLPEISAETLIIHGEEDVIMDISLAKLMHDRIPHSKIITFPECGHSPTVQRQDELNQILIEFLAS, from the coding sequence ATGGAAATCAACGGAATCGAGATGTTCTACCGAATTACCGGAGAAGGAGAACCAGTGTTATTTGTTCACGGCCTAGGCGGTGATATACGCGGCTACGAATTTCAGGAAGACGCATTGGCAGAACACTTCACCCTTCTCATGCCAGATCAGAGAGGCCATGGTCACTCCGACGGTCCGGATGCAGATGCAGTCTCAACCGAGGTTTTCGGCAACGATTTGGCCACGTTTCTCAAGAAGCTGGGGTATGAGTCAGTCCATGTTGTAGGCCACTCGATGGGTGGAATGATAGCTCAACAATTCGCCTTAGATTATCCGCACTTAGTAGACAAGCTCGTTCTTATTGATACAACCCCAAGAATCACTGAAGAGACAATCGACGAAGTGTATTCATGGCGCGAAGCACAGATAGAAGGCGGTCCTGAAGCATATCAGGAGGCTGCAATGCGCAGCACATATCCACAAGAGTTCATGGACAACAATCCTGAGCTAATCGAGTACTTGATGAGCAAAGAGGATCTCGTAAACCAAGAGGGGGTGCTTGCTGCGGGACTCGGTATGGCTTCCTTTGATGCCACTGACAGGCTGCCGGAGATTAGCGCAGAGACACTCATTATTCATGGCGAGGAAGATGTGATAATGGATATCAGTCTCGCGAAACTCATGCATGATAGAATCCCGCACTCCAAGATTATCACGTTCCCAGAATGCGGTCATTCACCTACAGTCCAGCGGCAGGACGAGCTCAACCAGATACTTATCGAGTTTCTGGCGTCCTAA